One segment of Nocardioides sp. QY071 DNA contains the following:
- a CDS encoding ABC transporter substrate-binding protein, translating into MRIRSLMAGTLVGLLAATTACSGGESSSDTLKIGFFAPESGFGSADGRSALAGARLAVAQANADGGVDGKKVELVTYDDASDPKQGAVIATKLVSQDRVVAAVSGSYSPQTLAGATIFQRNRIPLVSAYAVNPGIPETGDFIFQQDYDGEVQGRAGAVQFAEDGVRKPAIIAIDNDFGNALVDGFSDQAKESGVDVVSVDKNEFGEKDFDTIIRRAVGAGADGIYLVQYVAEGTQFFRALRKSGVGLPVLSTEGIDSAGFLESIGDLADGAKITTNLNRDAEAPATRSFLEDFAKENDFPADMVAASSYDAVKLILDAADATGTSAGDIQKGLLGTSDHQGATGTLAKFTDGRQVVKPVQILQFDGATLVSVGEVTDTAVITP; encoded by the coding sequence ATGCGAATCCGCTCTCTGATGGCCGGCACGCTCGTCGGCCTGCTGGCCGCGACGACCGCCTGCTCAGGAGGTGAGTCCAGCAGCGACACCCTCAAGATCGGCTTCTTCGCCCCCGAGTCCGGGTTCGGGTCGGCGGACGGACGCAGCGCCCTGGCGGGTGCGAGGCTGGCTGTCGCCCAGGCGAACGCGGACGGTGGCGTCGATGGCAAGAAGGTCGAGCTGGTCACCTACGACGACGCGAGCGATCCCAAGCAGGGCGCCGTGATCGCGACCAAGCTCGTTTCCCAGGACCGGGTCGTCGCGGCCGTCAGCGGCTCGTACAGTCCCCAGACCCTCGCCGGAGCGACCATCTTCCAGCGCAACAGGATTCCCCTCGTCTCCGCGTACGCCGTGAACCCGGGCATCCCGGAGACCGGTGACTTCATCTTCCAGCAGGACTACGACGGCGAGGTCCAGGGCCGCGCTGGAGCCGTCCAGTTCGCCGAGGACGGAGTGAGGAAGCCCGCGATCATCGCGATCGACAACGACTTCGGCAACGCGCTCGTCGACGGCTTCAGCGACCAGGCGAAGGAGAGCGGGGTGGACGTCGTCTCCGTGGACAAGAACGAGTTCGGCGAGAAGGACTTCGACACGATCATCCGTCGCGCCGTCGGCGCGGGCGCGGACGGCATCTACCTCGTCCAGTACGTCGCCGAGGGCACCCAGTTCTTCCGCGCCCTGCGGAAGTCAGGCGTGGGTCTCCCTGTGCTGAGCACCGAGGGCATCGACTCGGCGGGCTTCCTCGAGTCGATCGGTGACCTCGCGGACGGCGCCAAGATCACCACGAACCTCAACCGCGACGCCGAGGCTCCCGCGACCAGGTCCTTCCTGGAGGACTTCGCGAAGGAGAACGACTTCCCGGCGGACATGGTGGCCGCCTCGTCGTACGACGCCGTGAAGTTGATCCTCGACGCCGCCGACGCGACGGGGACCAGTGCGGGCGACATCCAGAAGGGCCTGCTCGGCACGTCTGACCACCAGGGAGCGACCGGAACGCTGGCGAAGTTCACCGACGGACGCCAGGTGGTCAAGCCCGTCCAGATCCTTCAGTTCGACGGCGCCACGCTGGTCTCGGTCGGCGAGGTCACCGACACGGCCGTCATCACTCCGTGA
- a CDS encoding PucR family transcriptional regulator, whose translation MPVVLRDLLDEPSLKVRAVVLPEGAAEQPISWGSTTELPDPVPFLRGQELVMTTALLDRTMDEWRDLATRLAAVPVAAVCLGIGLVHDQPPAELLTAARDAGLTLLVSPVEVPFIAISHWLADQIYAETYAAVQTNLQVQDRLVRELLSRRGVDGMLSELRRQLGLDAVVLAEPGGHVLHRSPRNSRWKPSSSAAAGTRGSASAEVVVDDIPVAVLHTEPTPAYEGVLPFAATVLGLELAREQAFLTGRRELLGQVLEDVLHGLVSDHAARNRLRRLNVQADALQTMVVAVLDETPERLRRVPWELRSVLAREGDPLPTALLDDAVAVVVPEGVDAGQVAEGLHAQLREARHRPAVGLGSARRGVAGLRLGYYEARQAAVPDGVGRSAPLSLTGLLLGNLDLPLAELGHEVLGPLLEREDPGDNHLLLTLRSFLDHDCVPSATAAAMVIHRNTLRYRLEQIEQLLGRDLDRLTDRMELALALAALDAAGDRGRTEGPPA comes from the coding sequence ATGCCCGTGGTGCTGCGCGACCTGCTCGACGAGCCGAGCCTCAAGGTCAGGGCGGTGGTGCTGCCCGAGGGCGCCGCCGAGCAGCCGATCAGCTGGGGCTCGACCACGGAGCTCCCTGACCCAGTGCCCTTCCTGCGCGGCCAGGAGCTGGTGATGACCACGGCGCTGCTCGACCGCACCATGGACGAGTGGCGTGACCTGGCCACCCGCCTGGCGGCAGTACCGGTCGCCGCCGTCTGCCTGGGGATCGGGTTGGTCCACGATCAGCCGCCTGCTGAGCTGCTCACAGCGGCGCGAGACGCCGGGCTGACCCTGCTGGTCTCGCCCGTGGAGGTGCCGTTCATCGCGATCAGCCACTGGCTCGCCGACCAGATCTACGCGGAGACCTACGCCGCCGTGCAGACCAACCTCCAGGTGCAGGACCGCCTGGTGCGGGAGCTGCTCTCGCGTCGAGGCGTCGATGGCATGCTGAGCGAGCTGCGTCGACAGCTCGGCCTGGACGCCGTCGTGCTGGCCGAGCCCGGCGGTCACGTCCTCCACCGCTCGCCCCGCAACTCGCGCTGGAAGCCCTCCTCCTCGGCCGCCGCCGGGACGCGGGGATCCGCATCCGCCGAAGTGGTCGTCGACGACATCCCCGTCGCGGTGCTGCACACGGAGCCGACTCCGGCCTACGAGGGCGTGCTGCCCTTCGCGGCCACCGTGCTGGGCCTCGAGCTCGCCAGGGAGCAGGCCTTTCTCACGGGTCGTCGCGAGCTGCTCGGCCAGGTCCTCGAGGACGTCCTGCACGGCCTGGTCTCCGACCACGCCGCCCGCAACCGGCTGCGCCGGCTGAACGTCCAGGCGGACGCTCTCCAGACGATGGTCGTGGCGGTGCTGGACGAGACTCCCGAACGTCTGCGTCGGGTGCCGTGGGAGCTGAGGTCGGTCCTCGCCCGCGAGGGCGATCCCCTCCCCACGGCCCTGCTGGATGATGCGGTCGCGGTCGTCGTGCCCGAGGGGGTCGACGCCGGTCAGGTCGCCGAGGGACTGCATGCCCAGCTGCGCGAGGCACGACACCGTCCGGCGGTGGGCCTGGGATCGGCCCGCCGTGGAGTGGCCGGTCTGCGCCTCGGCTACTACGAGGCCCGCCAAGCCGCTGTGCCCGACGGCGTCGGCAGGTCCGCTCCGCTGTCGCTCACCGGCCTGCTCCTCGGAAACCTCGACCTGCCGCTCGCCGAGCTCGGCCACGAGGTCCTCGGACCGCTCCTCGAGCGCGAGGACCCGGGCGACAACCACCTGCTCCTCACGCTGCGCAGCTTCCTCGACCACGACTGCGTGCCCAGCGCGACCGCCGCGGCGATGGTCATCCACCGCAACACGCTGCGCTACCGGCTGGAGCAGATCGAGCAACTCCTCGGCCGCGATCTCGACCGGCTGACCGATCGCATGGAGCTCGCCCTCGCACTCGCCGCCCTCGACGCCGCCGGGGACCGCGGCAGGACCGAGGGTCCGCCGGCCTGA
- the purF gene encoding amidophosphoribosyltransferase: MRNVCGVFGVWAPGEDVAKLTYFGLYSLQHRGQESAGISVSNGRQILVYKDMGLVSQVFDENTLESFAGHLAVGHCRYSTTGASTWQNAQPTFRPTEDGSIALGHNGNLINTAHLAEMVQALPSEDGELDIHAHNLESSTNDTSLVTALLAHHPDQSLEARALELLPQVEGAFSFVFMNENTLYAARDPEGIRPLVLGRLERGWVVASEDAALATTGASVVREVEPGELIVIDEDGLRSHKFAEPRRKGCVFEYVYLARPDATIANRSVHEARVEMGRQLAREFPVEADLVIPVPESGTPAASGYALESGIPFGQGFVKNAYVGRTFIQPSQTLRQLGIRLKLNALEHMIRGKRIVVVDDSIVRGNTQRAQVRMLREAGALEVHVRISSPPVKWPCFYGIDFATRAELIANGLDVDEIAASVGADSLGYISLEGMVQATGQPQSTLCTACFTGDYPIELPDESLLGKHLLEATLTPSTHGEALPVFNNP; this comes from the coding sequence TTGCGCAACGTGTGCGGAGTCTTCGGTGTATGGGCCCCGGGTGAGGACGTCGCGAAGCTGACGTACTTCGGCCTCTACTCGCTGCAGCACCGCGGGCAGGAGTCCGCGGGCATCTCGGTCAGCAACGGTCGGCAGATCCTCGTCTACAAGGACATGGGCCTCGTCTCCCAGGTCTTCGACGAGAACACCCTCGAGTCGTTCGCGGGCCACCTCGCGGTCGGTCACTGTCGCTACTCGACCACGGGCGCGAGCACGTGGCAGAACGCGCAGCCGACCTTCCGGCCCACCGAGGACGGCTCGATCGCGCTCGGCCACAACGGCAACCTGATCAACACCGCGCACCTCGCGGAGATGGTCCAGGCGCTGCCGAGCGAGGACGGCGAGCTCGACATCCACGCCCACAACCTCGAGTCGTCCACCAACGACACGAGCCTGGTGACCGCGCTCCTCGCGCACCACCCCGACCAGTCGCTGGAGGCTCGCGCGCTGGAGCTGCTGCCGCAGGTCGAGGGCGCGTTCTCGTTCGTGTTCATGAACGAGAACACGCTGTACGCCGCCCGCGACCCCGAGGGCATCCGGCCGCTCGTGCTGGGCCGCCTCGAGCGGGGTTGGGTCGTCGCGAGCGAGGACGCCGCCCTGGCGACCACCGGCGCGAGCGTCGTGCGGGAGGTCGAGCCGGGCGAGCTGATCGTCATCGACGAGGACGGTCTGCGCTCCCACAAGTTCGCCGAGCCGCGCCGCAAGGGCTGCGTGTTCGAGTACGTCTACCTCGCCCGTCCCGACGCCACCATCGCCAACCGCAGCGTGCACGAGGCGCGGGTCGAGATGGGCCGCCAGCTCGCGCGCGAGTTCCCGGTCGAGGCCGACCTGGTCATCCCGGTCCCCGAGTCCGGCACCCCTGCCGCGTCCGGCTACGCGCTGGAGAGCGGCATCCCGTTCGGCCAGGGCTTCGTCAAGAACGCCTACGTCGGCCGCACCTTCATCCAGCCCTCGCAGACCCTGCGCCAGCTCGGCATCCGGCTCAAGCTCAACGCGCTCGAGCACATGATCCGCGGCAAGCGGATCGTCGTGGTCGACGACTCGATCGTGCGCGGAAACACCCAACGCGCCCAGGTCCGGATGCTCCGCGAGGCCGGCGCGCTCGAGGTCCACGTCCGGATCTCCTCCCCGCCGGTGAAGTGGCCGTGCTTCTACGGCATCGACTTCGCGACCCGTGCCGAGCTGATCGCCAACGGCCTCGACGTCGACGAGATCGCGGCCAGCGTCGGCGCCGACAGCCTCGGCTACATCTCGCTCGAGGGCATGGTCCAGGCGACCGGCCAGCCGCAGAGCACCCTGTGCACCGCCTGCTTCACCGGCGACTACCCGATCGAGCTCCCCGACGAGAGCCTGCTCGGCAAGCACCTCCTCGAGGCCACGCTCACGCCGAGCACCCACGGCGAGGCCCTCCCTGTTTTCAACAATCCGTGA
- a CDS encoding acyl-CoA dehydrogenase family protein encodes MYLLDDVHHELRAAARRVSTEKLAPRAAAVDEEAVFPKESYDVLVAAGLHAPGIPEQYGGDGVDAIASAITVEEVARACASSCAIITSNKLGVVPLLKYGSEEQRRRYLPEVASGEALMAYAISEREAGSDVAAMRTSARLEGDSWVLNGVKTWITSAGIARYIVVFAVTDPGHASRSLSAFLVHADDGGISYGEPERKMGLKGSVTREVYFEDCRIPLDRLIGERGRGMRVALGTLDHTRVSIGAEAVGIAQGALDAAVTYVKERRQFGQAIAEFQGIQFMVADMGMRVEAARQMVYAAAARSEAGSDDLTFFGAAAKCLASDTAMAVTTDAVQLLGGYGYTRDFPVERMMRDAKITQIYEGTNQIQRVVMARHLLA; translated from the coding sequence ATGTACCTCCTCGATGACGTCCACCACGAGCTCCGCGCCGCCGCCCGCCGCGTCAGCACCGAGAAGCTGGCCCCCCGCGCCGCCGCGGTCGACGAGGAAGCGGTCTTCCCCAAGGAGAGCTACGACGTCCTGGTCGCGGCCGGTCTGCATGCCCCCGGGATCCCCGAGCAGTACGGAGGAGACGGTGTCGACGCGATCGCGTCGGCCATCACGGTCGAGGAGGTCGCCCGGGCCTGCGCCTCCAGTTGCGCGATCATCACCTCCAACAAGCTGGGGGTGGTCCCGCTGCTGAAGTACGGCAGTGAGGAGCAGCGCCGGCGCTACCTGCCCGAGGTCGCCTCGGGCGAGGCACTGATGGCCTACGCGATCAGCGAGCGCGAGGCGGGCAGCGATGTCGCCGCGATGCGGACATCGGCCCGGCTGGAGGGTGACTCCTGGGTGCTCAACGGCGTCAAGACCTGGATCACGTCGGCCGGGATCGCCCGCTACATCGTGGTCTTCGCGGTCACCGATCCGGGGCATGCATCGCGGTCGCTGTCCGCCTTCCTGGTGCATGCCGACGACGGCGGCATCTCCTACGGCGAACCCGAGCGGAAGATGGGCCTCAAGGGATCGGTGACGCGGGAGGTCTATTTCGAGGACTGCCGGATCCCGCTGGACCGGCTGATCGGCGAGCGTGGCCGCGGGATGCGGGTGGCGCTCGGGACCCTCGACCACACCCGGGTCTCGATCGGTGCCGAGGCGGTGGGCATCGCCCAGGGGGCGTTGGATGCTGCTGTCACCTACGTGAAGGAGCGTCGGCAGTTCGGGCAGGCCATCGCCGAATTCCAGGGGATCCAGTTCATGGTCGCCGACATGGGGATGCGCGTGGAGGCGGCACGCCAGATGGTGTACGCCGCCGCGGCCCGCAGCGAGGCGGGAAGTGACGACCTCACCTTCTTCGGCGCGGCGGCCAAGTGCCTCGCGTCGGACACCGCCATGGCCGTGACCACGGACGCCGTCCAGCTGCTCGGTGGCTACGGGTACACCCGCGACTTCCCGGTGGAGCGGATGATGCGCGACGCCAAGATCACCCAGATCTACGAGGGCACCAACCAGATCCAGCGGGTGGTCATGGCCCGCCACCTCCTCGCATGA
- a CDS encoding alpha/beta hydrolase domain-containing protein — protein MPAPTLTPLTGGNGIALSAARPGPDLAALGWSEEEYAASGTARAVDAAHGEAPYTTRVVVRRPVTAPASGTLVVEWLNVSSGADAAPDWTYLAEELVRQGHAWAGVSAQRNGVENGAATVTVEGAALQGLKAVDPVRYGDLHHPGDAYAYGIFTDVARAAAELTGAERVLAIGQSQSAYALTTYLNHVHPTERFFDGFLVHSRGDVAAPLGEPGRGIDLLAARAAGEPTPVRDDLDVPVLVLEAEGDLLGRINYLPARQPDGPLLRVWEVAGAAHADLFQIGEFEAFLGRPDPVNRGQHAYVARAALRHLEAWARGGPAAPSAPPLEIVGGAFVRDDLGIVRGGIRTPVVDAPADVVSGDAGPDASVICGLFGRTLPLPAGAGARLWATHEAYLSAYESATEAAIAAGFVLREDRDAVLAEARQA, from the coding sequence GTGCCCGCCCCCACCCTGACCCCGTTGACCGGCGGCAACGGCATCGCGCTGAGCGCCGCCCGCCCCGGCCCCGACCTCGCTGCCCTGGGCTGGTCCGAGGAGGAGTACGCCGCCAGCGGCACCGCCCGGGCGGTCGACGCCGCACACGGAGAGGCGCCGTACACGACCCGGGTCGTCGTACGGCGTCCGGTGACGGCGCCGGCCAGCGGGACCCTCGTCGTCGAGTGGCTCAACGTGAGCAGCGGCGCCGACGCCGCCCCCGACTGGACCTACCTCGCCGAGGAGCTGGTCCGTCAGGGTCATGCCTGGGCCGGCGTCTCCGCCCAGCGCAACGGCGTCGAGAACGGCGCCGCGACCGTCACGGTCGAGGGCGCGGCACTGCAGGGTCTCAAGGCCGTCGACCCGGTCCGGTACGGCGACCTGCACCACCCCGGGGACGCCTACGCCTACGGCATCTTCACCGACGTCGCCCGGGCCGCGGCCGAGCTGACCGGGGCGGAGCGGGTTCTCGCGATCGGTCAGTCGCAGTCGGCGTACGCGCTGACGACCTATCTCAACCACGTCCACCCGACCGAGCGCTTCTTCGACGGCTTCCTGGTCCACAGCCGCGGCGACGTCGCCGCCCCGCTCGGCGAGCCCGGCCGCGGCATCGACCTCCTCGCCGCGCGTGCCGCCGGCGAGCCGACGCCGGTCCGCGACGACCTCGACGTACCGGTCCTCGTGCTCGAGGCCGAGGGCGACCTGCTCGGCCGGATCAACTACCTGCCGGCCCGCCAGCCCGACGGGCCCCTGCTGCGCGTGTGGGAGGTCGCCGGCGCCGCCCACGCCGACCTGTTCCAGATCGGCGAGTTCGAGGCCTTCCTCGGCCGCCCCGACCCGGTCAACCGCGGCCAGCACGCGTACGTCGCCCGCGCCGCGCTCCGCCACCTCGAGGCCTGGGCTCGCGGCGGCCCTGCCGCCCCCTCCGCGCCGCCGCTGGAGATCGTCGGCGGCGCCTTCGTCCGCGACGACCTCGGCATCGTCCGCGGCGGCATCCGCACGCCCGTCGTCGACGCACCCGCCGATGTCGTCTCCGGCGACGCCGGTCCCGATGCGTCGGTCATCTGTGGCCTGTTCGGCCGCACCCTCCCGCTGCCCGCGGGAGCCGGCGCGCGGCTGTGGGCGACACACGAGGCGTACCTGTCGGCGTACGAGAGCGCGACGGAGGCTGCCATCGCCGCCGGATTCGTGCTCCGGGAGGACCGGGACGCGGTGCTGGCAGAGGCGCGTCAGGCCTGA
- a CDS encoding CoA transferase, translating to MPLLTDVKVLDLSRVLAGPYCTAMLGDLGADIVKVEAHQGDDARHLGPFRDGESVYFAQLNHGKRSIALDLKDPDDHATLLDLVRAADVLVENFRPGVTARLGIDHASLNAINPRLVYASISGFGQDGPLAHAPAYDLVVQAMSGLMAGTGTVEGGPTRVGESVGDVIAGLYAAWGVTAALFERERTGIGRHVDIAMFDSLVSLQVTAMSILTATGALPGRVGNRHPVSAPFDTYPTNDGLVAIAVANDSVFARFCALVGHPEAANDPRFGDDSSRTAHRVDIEALATCWSTARTTAEAVAAAEEVGVPAAPIWDLAQALASEQATHRGLVEHFDHPILGRTPFLTQPLRFPGSVPRVPGARTSPALGGDRDTVLMDWLSRAPVQAGQPQA from the coding sequence ATGCCGCTGCTGACCGACGTGAAGGTGCTCGACCTGAGCCGGGTGCTGGCCGGCCCCTACTGCACCGCGATGTTGGGAGATCTGGGTGCCGACATCGTCAAGGTCGAGGCGCATCAGGGCGACGACGCCCGCCACCTCGGCCCGTTCCGCGACGGCGAGAGCGTCTACTTCGCCCAGCTCAACCACGGAAAGCGCAGCATCGCGCTGGACCTCAAGGACCCCGACGACCATGCCACCCTGCTGGACCTGGTTCGTGCCGCCGACGTCCTGGTCGAGAACTTCCGGCCGGGCGTGACCGCCCGCCTCGGCATCGACCACGCCAGCTTGAACGCGATCAACCCACGGCTCGTCTACGCCAGCATCTCCGGGTTCGGGCAGGATGGCCCGCTCGCCCATGCCCCGGCGTACGACCTGGTGGTCCAGGCCATGTCGGGCCTGATGGCAGGCACCGGAACGGTCGAGGGCGGGCCGACGCGGGTGGGCGAGTCCGTCGGCGACGTCATCGCCGGCCTGTACGCCGCCTGGGGCGTCACCGCCGCGCTCTTCGAGCGAGAGCGGACCGGCATCGGCCGCCACGTCGACATCGCGATGTTCGACTCTCTGGTCTCCCTCCAGGTCACCGCGATGAGCATCTTGACGGCGACCGGGGCGCTGCCGGGGCGGGTGGGCAACCGGCACCCGGTCTCCGCGCCCTTCGACACCTACCCGACCAACGACGGGCTCGTCGCGATCGCGGTGGCCAACGACAGCGTGTTCGCTCGGTTCTGTGCGCTCGTCGGACATCCCGAGGCCGCGAACGACCCCCGCTTCGGGGACGACTCCTCACGTACCGCGCACCGCGTCGACATCGAGGCCCTCGCGACGTGCTGGTCGACAGCACGTACGACGGCCGAGGCGGTAGCGGCCGCCGAGGAGGTCGGTGTGCCGGCAGCGCCGATCTGGGACCTGGCCCAGGCCCTCGCCAGCGAGCAGGCCACCCATCGTGGCCTGGTGGAGCATTTCGACCACCCGATCCTCGGACGCACTCCGTTCCTGACCCAGCCACTGCGCTTCCCCGGCTCCGTCCCGCGGGTTCCCGGAGCCCGTACCAGCCCGGCCCTGGGAGGCGATCGCGACACGGTCCTCATGGACTGGCTCAGCCGGGCTCCCGTGCAGGCCGGGCAGCCTCAGGCCTGA
- a CDS encoding branched-chain amino acid ABC transporter permease — METTVDGLVIGSLYALVALGPCLVYGLLRVLDIANAASLTLGGYLVLVLAERAGSPLLGVLAGLAAGAALGWVIQRWIYLPILDRGPIVTLVTGIGLYIVATELFRLVFGPSQRSAHVDLPLPDAELGGVRLEGIDLLVLAVTFGVIGATWYVLTRTRSGVLWQAVAQDRKVAGAVGVNSPRVIAAVFAIGYLLSALAGALLSVKYDAVYPTLGDIPAYKMLAIIILGGLGSPLGTIVAALLIGLVESWVVASFGFALPRDAIAFVALIAMLLIRPQGLIPSRVVKA, encoded by the coding sequence ATGGAAACCACAGTCGACGGACTCGTCATCGGGTCCCTGTACGCCCTGGTCGCGCTGGGGCCGTGCCTGGTCTACGGGTTGCTGCGCGTGCTCGACATCGCGAACGCCGCGTCCCTCACTCTCGGCGGCTACCTCGTCCTCGTCCTCGCCGAGCGCGCCGGCAGCCCGCTCCTGGGCGTCCTTGCCGGGCTCGCCGCCGGCGCCGCGCTCGGATGGGTGATCCAACGCTGGATCTACCTGCCGATCCTGGATCGCGGACCGATCGTCACCCTCGTGACGGGCATCGGTCTCTACATCGTGGCGACCGAGCTGTTCCGCCTCGTGTTCGGGCCGTCCCAGCGCAGCGCCCACGTCGACCTCCCTCTGCCCGACGCCGAGCTCGGCGGCGTGCGCCTCGAGGGCATCGACCTCCTGGTCCTCGCAGTGACGTTCGGAGTCATCGGCGCGACGTGGTACGTGCTGACCCGGACGCGCAGCGGCGTGCTGTGGCAGGCCGTCGCGCAGGACAGGAAGGTGGCCGGGGCGGTCGGCGTCAACAGCCCGCGGGTGATCGCTGCCGTCTTCGCGATCGGCTATCTCCTGTCGGCCCTCGCGGGTGCCCTGCTCTCGGTGAAGTACGACGCGGTGTACCCCACGCTGGGTGACATCCCTGCCTACAAGATGCTGGCGATCATCATCCTCGGCGGTCTCGGCAGCCCGCTCGGCACGATCGTCGCCGCACTCCTGATCGGCCTGGTCGAGTCCTGGGTAGTCGCGTCGTTCGGCTTCGCGCTCCCGCGCGACGCCATCGCGTTCGTCGCCCTCATCGCGATGCTCCTGATCCGGCCGCAGGGCCTGATCCCCTCCCGGGTGGTGAAGGCATGA
- the purM gene encoding phosphoribosylformylglycinamidine cyclo-ligase: MADNATGAYARAGVDIEAADRAVDLMKEWVAKSRRPEVLGGLGGFAGLFDASALKKYERPLLATSTDGVGTKVDIARKMDKHDTIGFDLVGMVVDDLVVCGAEPLFMTDYIATGKVVPERIAAIVKGIAEACTEAGCALVGGETAEHPGLLAPDEYDVAGATTGVVDAHRLLGAEKVAEGDVVIAMKASGLHSNGYSLARHVFFTELGWELDRQVDELGSTLGEELLVPTKIYAKACLALADATGTHAMAHITGGGLANNLARVMPAHLSATLDRASWTPQPIFDVVRTAGGVDQASLEATLNCGVGMVSLTPAAEVDAAIATLGEHGVQAWVAGEVVAGDGSVTLVGQHPAW; encoded by the coding sequence GTGGCTGACAATGCAACCGGGGCCTACGCCCGTGCCGGTGTCGACATCGAGGCCGCGGACCGCGCCGTCGACCTGATGAAGGAGTGGGTCGCGAAGTCCCGCCGTCCCGAGGTGCTGGGTGGCCTGGGCGGCTTCGCCGGCCTCTTCGACGCCTCGGCACTGAAGAAGTACGAGCGTCCGCTGCTCGCGACCTCCACCGACGGCGTCGGTACCAAGGTCGACATCGCGCGGAAGATGGACAAGCACGACACGATCGGCTTCGACCTCGTCGGCATGGTCGTCGACGACCTCGTGGTCTGCGGTGCCGAGCCGTTGTTCATGACCGACTACATCGCCACCGGCAAGGTCGTGCCCGAGCGGATCGCCGCGATCGTCAAGGGCATCGCCGAGGCGTGCACCGAGGCGGGCTGCGCGCTCGTCGGCGGTGAGACCGCCGAGCACCCCGGCCTGCTCGCCCCCGACGAGTACGACGTCGCCGGCGCCACCACCGGTGTCGTCGACGCGCACCGCCTGCTCGGCGCCGAGAAGGTCGCGGAGGGCGACGTCGTCATCGCGATGAAGGCCTCCGGACTCCACTCCAACGGCTACTCCCTGGCCCGGCACGTCTTCTTCACCGAGCTCGGCTGGGAGCTCGACCGTCAGGTCGACGAGCTCGGCTCGACGCTCGGCGAGGAGCTTCTCGTGCCGACGAAGATCTACGCGAAGGCCTGCCTCGCGCTCGCCGACGCGACCGGCACGCACGCGATGGCCCACATCACCGGTGGCGGACTGGCCAACAACCTGGCCCGCGTCATGCCCGCTCACCTCAGCGCCACGCTCGACCGCGCGAGCTGGACCCCGCAGCCGATCTTCGACGTCGTCCGCACGGCGGGCGGTGTCGACCAGGCAAGCCTCGAAGCGACCCTCAACTGCGGCGTCGGCATGGTCTCCCTCACCCCGGCCGCAGAGGTCGACGCGGCGATCGCCACGCTCGGGGAGCACGGCGTCCAGGCCTGGGTCGCGGGCGAGGTCGTGGCCGGCGACGGCAGCGTGACGCTGGTCGGTCAGCACCCCGCTTGGTGA
- a CDS encoding DUF3073 domain-containing protein has product MGRGRAKAKQTKVARDLKYRTHETDLSALAAELHGEPASSSADEVEPEVLDKWSDYADRRD; this is encoded by the coding sequence ATGGGCCGCGGCCGTGCGAAAGCCAAGCAGACCAAGGTCGCTCGCGACCTGAAGTACCGCACTCACGAGACTGACCTCTCGGCGCTGGCGGCGGAGCTCCATGGAGAGCCCGCATCGTCCAGCGCCGACGAGGTGGAGCCCGAGGTGCTCGACAAGTGGTCGGACTACGCCGACCGCCGCGACTGA